ATGGAAACACTTGGTTTGTCACTGTTCTGAGCACCAAAAGTTGTTCTAAGAAGTCTTGCTGTTTGTGACTGTACCCTCTTGTTTTTGGTACTACCCTCCCATCATTACCCTGGCACCAGGAAATGGGATCTTAGGGGTCCCCTGCACGGTGACACGGTGTTGGGACacctcttccctccctgctAAGCAGTGAGGACAGCAGATGTGTTTCTTAGTATGACTGTCTTTCCTGGTACCTTGTAGCTAGACATGTGGAGGTCACTTAGTCCAagtcctgctcaaagcaggccAGTTGAATCATGTCGCTCCAACCCTTGTCCAGATGAGTTGGGAAGATCTCCATGGCTACAGATCCCATGGCCTCTCTGGGCCCTTCCTCCAGGGACTGAGTACCTTTCTGGGGAAAATAGGGCTCCTCTGGTCTCCAGGGAGTGCCCATATTGACATTTGTGTCCATTGCCTTTAGTACTCTCCTCGTTCACCTACAAAGAGTttggctctgtcttctctgtgcCTTCCTGCAAGGTAGTCGAAGGGCAGCCAGAAGAGGTCACCTTTGCCTTCTCACTCCTGAGCTGAacaaattgttttatttccaaCTCCCTTCAGGTTTGCTGTGCTCCTGTCCCCTCCTTATCTTAGTGGCTGCTGTTGGACTCCCTCCATGGGGTCAACATCTGTCTTACTTGTCCTGGCCTGTAGTGGAGAGGTCAGATTGGGCATAATGTAGGAAACCTCAACAGCAACACTTTCTTTGTCCtaagagaagactgaggaaGTTTTTGGGGTCTCAGAGGTGTCTGCTACTTCCTTTGGGCTAGACATGAGAGCCAAAGCCTTCCTTGAAGTCTGTTATTAAAGGCTTGAGTGCTCTCTGCCATTTCTCAGCATTAGAATTAGCCACTGTTCTGGATTGTGTGCAAGGATGTATGTGATTGCTCTTACAGGACTGGGTCTCCCTGGTGCTTCTCAGGAAGGTTGCAAGCTTCTGTGAAGATGATGGAAATCTCCCATCATCCACATTCCTCAGAGTTTTTGTGGCCATTAGTCAGTCTTTCTGGAGCTTGCCTTGGTGATATCACAGCAGTCTTTTCTGGTGTGTAGCTGAAGCATGTAGGGTGGTACTTTTGGGCACGACGGGATGGATAATGTCTGTGAACATCCAGTGCCCTTTCCagttcccactgctgcttcagTCAGCTGAGGCTGAGGCCACTGCAAGTGGCCAGGGGCTGAGAGTTTGAACAGGATGGGGAGAGGGCTTATCCTCTTACCCCTTCCGTTTCTTTTGACAAATCATCAAGCGTGTACGAATTCAGCTTACTTAAGATCTTCTCCTCCATGGCTAGAGGGGCAACTCTGTGCCTTTTACTTTGCTTTGTCGGATTTTCTTCAAGATACAGAAGGGCAGACAGCTTGTGGATTGTTCCTGCTTGTCCTGGCAAGTCTGGCTTCAACACCTGCTTCTTCTGCATACTAAGCACTGGCAATTTCTGCCATTTAATGCATCCTGAGATTCCAGCCTGCATTTACCACCCATCATTTCATAGCATGAGGAGTGAACGGTTCATTTTAGGCAGTTCTTCTTAGGATGAACATaatctatttttcctttccctacTCTCTCAGCTCCATTCCTTTAGTGATGGCTGTTGAAGCTGTAGAGTGTGATGCTTTCTGTTACCACTGCGGAAGTTCATCTAGAGGCTACTGGACCCCACAGTCCATAGGTTTCTGATGGACTTGATTCCCCAGTGGGCTAAACAGTGTTGAGAAGGGTGCTCATGATCTTTCTCAGCGGGTCCCAGCATTTGTCCTTCTTGGGCATAGAGAGGCATGATCCTCATTAGTCAAACAGTGGGAGACTTGAGCAGGTGTAGCTTATTTCCATAAATTATCTGATTTGAAgagcctttcccttttgcttcaGGCTAAGTCCTAGAAAATTTATGACAAACATAGTCATTTTCATTGAACCAAAGGGCTAATCATCTGTTAGAATCCTAAATACTTGTGCTTTTAGAGTTAGTGtgagaaagattatttttttttttttttttcccccttccctgcaTTGGTTCAACCCCTTTTGCAGGTTTCCTCTACTGTCTCCTTCCGCTCCAGGAGGACAGTGGATTTTTGTCTTCATGCTGCAGGTTAACGTGTTATGGGACAGCACACTCCCGGTGTTGAGCGACTTCAGTGCGGTGTTGCCCAGTCTCTCTACTCAAGACGCCTGCTGTgtggccacctgggtgggcttCTGTGTACTTTGATAAATGGCTGTGTCATTTGCAAAGTGTTTAGCACTGGTGCCATTTGTTATGGAACAAACAGTACTACAGCTGTCATCTGACCAGGGAAGTTTGCAGTTCTTTTACCAGGTAGCATTGAGTGGATGACTGTTTGGATCAGTCATTGCTATAATATTTTCTGGGAGCCTTTGctgaaatttatttcagatttgcTTGTTCCTGATCAAAGTTTGCTAGGAGGCAAGGTCTGCaatatctgtgtttttcttcttccccttggAAATAACTCTTCACAATTGTTCTGACAGCTTGGCCAGGTGTAAGGGTTAGATTGCGAAGATTAAACAATCCGGTAAAACTGTTGGCTAAGGATAGAGGGTAAAGAGGAGTATTCAGGCCCACAGAAAAGTAAAGATACTGGTTTAAAGGACTGGTATTCAATAAAGGTAGGAGCATTCCTATTCACTACCAAAGGAATAATAATACCAAGGGAATAATAGTTTTTAGTAACTTCCGAATTGGCTTCTTGCTCAGGAATCTCACTGATACACATTTTGTACCATGCAGATCAAAATCTGGGACATCCCCAGGCACTTGCTAACAAAAAACATTACCAATCCGAAGAAGGAACTTCTTGGGCATGTTCGAAGAGTGGGCCTCATTGAATGGCATCCCACTGCTAATAACATCCTCTTCAGCTCTGGCTATGACTACAAGGTGGGTCTGTTCTCTGTAGAACTCTCATCCTGGGACACCCTGTTTGGCAGGGCcttttgaaatttgttttaatttcaaggTGTAAGATAATACTAAAGAGTTCAGAAGCCTTCTTCAGTCAAAAATTCCATGGTGactgcaaaaacaaaaagacattGCTGCAAGTTCAAAAGCAATTGGTAATTTTCCAGTCTTTTGATGAATTTCGGTCTACTCAGCCCTTCTCCTTTACTGGATTTGGtataatgtaatgtaatgtcatgcacttttttgtttggcttCATTCTTGTGCTATTTCAAATATCTGCACTGATGCTGGCCATTTTTATGTGTAAAATGTAGTTCCAAAGGAAATTTGAATATTGGACATTCTGAGCAGACACTGTGTCCCTGATATATGCTGTAAGTACCAGGAATTATGAGTATTTTAAATGCTGGAGAGCAACCAGTTATTATGGTAAGACCTATATATgtagagaagagaggaagaagtgaACAAGGTATACAAATTCCCTGGTTGTtcaggcagcagagggctgatttttttgttcctttgccTCAGATTATGATCTGGAACCTTGACAACAAGGAGGCTGTCATCTCAAACCCAGTGAAGATCCTTGATGCTCACAAAGATGTGGTCCTCTCCATGTCATTCAACACAGATGGCAGTCTCCTTGCCACggcctgcagggacagaaagATACGACTGATAGACCCTCGTGCAGGAACAGTCCTACAAGTAGGTTGGGTTCAGAGGTTTGTGATCCAGCTGATCTTACCCCTTGGAGTGTTTCCCCTTTTGGGTAGGTTCATTGCCACTGAAGAAGATACACCTGTGCCCTGCATTGCCCAAGGAACCAGATGGTAGTATTTCATTCTACTTTTCATGGAACACTTGCTGCCATTGTTGAAAACAGGGTTTCTGCATCTTGCTACCATGCTCTCTGAAACCCTTCCTGAAGCACACTGTTTACATagctccctcctgcagccctcTGAGTAATGCCTTGGGAGGGCTTGTAGAGATCAGGTGGACCGGTGAATGCAAGCGGACATTTGTCCCACTGCCAGGGTTGTTTTTGTTGCCTGTACTTTGTATCTGCTGGTAAGGTGAGGCTGACTGCATTTCGTAGGTATTTGCACAGATTTGTGTATATAGAAAAGTCTTCCTTACCATGAATGGGGTTGCCCTCTTTCAAATATGTGAATCAATAGTTGGAGATATTGACTGGGCTTTTAGGAAAGCTGCTGAAGAGTTTAGGGCACTTTTCTTGGATCCCTATGAAATACTGCTTGCAGTAGTTGAGCTAGGCTGAGCAGAGCTTTCAGATGTGACTGAATCAGAGGTCTCATGTAATATGAAATGTAGCTATGCAACAGGTGCCGTTTCTTATGCAGTGTCCTTTCTCTTCCTATAGGAAGCCAGCTACAAGTCTCACAGAGTCAATAAAGTCTTATTCCTTGGAAACATGAAAAAGCTGTTCTCTACTGGAACATCTCGGTGGAATAATAGGCAAATTGCATTATGGGATCAAGTGAGTTGAACCAGCAATCTTAACCAGCTTCAGTTTTCTCCCTTTTGCTGTCACTTCAACTTTTCCAGCTGCCAAATACCTAAAAATTGATTTATGACAGATCACTTCTGCATTGCtgctaaattatttcttaatgtgTGACAGACCTTACTGCTATAACACTGTTAACTGAGTATGAGTGTCTGAAGAAGCTCTCAAAGCTTTCAGCACAGAAATCCACCAGAACAAAAAGAATGCTATGCCCAACATGGGAAGAAATAATTCAAAGGACCTTTGGGTTATCACTGTGTCTCTGACTTAAAGGCAGCTCTTAGTGGCAAATTGTTAGTGGTactggaaagagaaataagTTCTAGATACAGCCTCGGTGAAGCCCTCAGTGGAGAAAAAGTTGTGACATGTTTTTGGTTACTGATAATTCCTGACAGAGTATTGAGGTAGCACTTATTGGTCACTTCCAACACATGGTCTCCTATCACGGCTGCTGCTAGCCTTACAAAACCTGACCCTCCTGTATGCCTCTCATGTGCAGTGAGATGCTTTTCCTTTGTCAGCATCTCGTTTTGTCCATCCATACCAACCACATTGCAACACAATCTTCTGCCTCTTTGTTGTGCTGTCACTTTTTGTGCCACACAAAGCTGACAGACCAAGTTTATGATTTGTGATTTGGCTGTGGTTGGACACAGTTTCTTTGCACATGTGAGAGGCAAATCACTGTGTGGCTGTCTGAAGGCTTTCTACAAAGGTGAGCAGTGCTCTGACACACCGTGGGTCTCACATCAGGGGTtcggagctgctggaggagctgggcacATGTAGTTTGAGAACACAGTGGGAAGGCCCATGAGGCCAGGTGTGTGCAGTCTCCTTAGGGACAGACATTGGCACAGAAGCTGCCCAGCAGGCATCTTTCTGATGTTCACATCTACTTATGTCATTAGTGCATCTAAACAGAAACTCTGGCTTTCTGGAGCCTGCAGCAGGACAGTTCTGCAGGACAAAATATGTATTAACCCTATgctaaatacatatttatttggCAATAGCCACAATGGCAGCCATGGGACACCATACTCTGCCCCTTTGGTGGTCCTCCCAACATTTATCCCTTCAGCAGTACTGCGATAGCTCTGTGTAAGGCATGCCAGCCTGTGTGTGGACTGCTGTGCTATGTGCTACTACATGGCTTACCTGCAAAAGGCTGATGGAAGCTTTTGCCCTTGCAATGGACACCTTTCCACTGTGCGGGGTGGAGACTGCTTGGCTGATGTGGGTTGATCTTGTGGTGGGTAGTACACTATTGTGGCGGTACTGCCTTCACTAGACGTAGAGAGGGAACATGAGTGTGTGATGCAGATATGCCCCAAAGTCCCCTCCATCTCCCTGAATCTGGCAGCCCATGCAGAGGCAGGCAGTGTTTCTTATCATATTTACCCACTGTGAAGTGCCTGAGATGTTCTAGTGATAGGAACTGATGTCCTGGGGTGCTGACCTCAATCAAGACCCAGTGACAGAGCACCTATTTCCCGCTCACAGAGCTTTGAAGAAGCCTTTGCATTGCCCTCTGCTCCAGGCAGCTGGCTGTGACCTAGGATCATTATACAGctgtgctcctgtgctgctgccaggtgGGGTTCAGGTAAAGTGTCCCTTGGCTTGAGGTGACTGACAAGTGATCACAACTGTTTTTCCTGTGTCCTGCCCAGAATGACCTTTCCGTGCCTTTACTGGAGGAGGATCTAGATGGCTCCTCAGGACTCCTGTTTCCCTTCTATGActcagacacacacatgctttatGTGGTAGGAAAGGTAAGTGCTTTCCACATCAGCAAATGCTGGCGTGTCTCATTTTTCTCCTGGCCTATGTCGCATCAGACTGAAGTCAAAGATGCTCCTGAAGCACATCAACCTAGGGGTATGGGCTGATGGCATGGGGCCTAGTGCTGCAGCATCAGGCCACACTTTTCACTGCAGACCTGCCATGTTTGCTCTGGGGGAGGTATGCTGCAGAGCCCTAACCTTTCCACAATGGAATGTGAGGGTAAATATTTGGTTCGTTCTTGACCCTTCATGGCTTCTGGGACCAGGCATTCATCTCATGACCTCATGCTGAACAGCAGGGTATGGCttatgttaattttctttgcatttagGGTGATGGAAATATACGATACTATGAGATAAGCCCTGAGAAACCATATCTGAACTACCTGATGGAATATCGTTCTCATTTACCACAGAAGGGAATTGGTGAGTGGCAGCATGTGTCTAACGTTTCAAGAAGATTATGGCTTCTTTGTTTTGAGGCTATCAGAGTCCAGGACTATCCAAAACATAATTTAGGAAAGAGTGGGTCAGATTCCAGTCTCCACCCAGGTTTACAGGTGCACAACAGTCGGCTTGGTCCAGCTTACCTATGTACCATAGGTGGCTTTACAAAGTCACAGCTTGGAGAAGTCCCTTCTGACCAGCAAAGTATGGGTCGGGCAACTTTATTAATCAGTGCTGCATCCCTTCTCACACACCTGGTCAAGGTGGAAGGGAGGATAGTCTGGATTTAAAGGTGGAGGATGTTCCTTGCCCTTAATGAATCTGCCCCAAGATTTTTGGCATTGAACACTGTTGACATTGTTTCCACTCTTTGATTTCTCTGGTAATGGGTGCACCATGTCTTAATGCCTTCACTCTAATCACTTGCCTACTTTCTCATGTACTGGCATTTCTCGTTTAGAGATACCCTAATCACAGTCGGTCTATCCCTCCTTTGTTGGAGACccttccttattaacctgtccGCATACTACCCGTTGTTTAACCCACTCAAGCTACAGAGTTTGACTTTCAGCCTCAGACCTTATTGGTAGCCCTTTCTTGAACCTTCCAGTCTACCCTGTAAGCCATATTCTTCTGCAGACTGATGTGTTTTTAGGACCATTTGCCGCTGCTCCACACTACCTATGGACACTGTTATTCTTCCAAGACATTGGTACAGATATTTAGCAGCATTAGATTTTGTGCCTGCAGGTCTCCTTCAAAAAACTGTTACTGAAAAGGAATAAATCACTTAAAATTTAACTGGAAGATCTCTCTGTTATTCAGGTCTATTAATCCTTCCAATGTACAACATCCTGGTTTTAGTGTCATAGTCTCTTTAAAAGTCttccatgaaaagaaaatacacaagtgtttttaaaaagcctgaGTGAATCAAATCTCCTTGCCTTACCTGATCTCTTCTGCTGATCAAAAATTCTGCTAAGGCTATTGCAGAAGAGCTTCCTTCCCAATACTgccaaaatgaaatacattgtAGAGAAGTGGAGTATAGATTCACATTTAGATGAATACATACCGTAAGAAACAACAGTCCTTCATGTTGAATCTACTatttaatgaagtatttttttattagaagaaaacaaagcttctGTAGAACACCATGAAGCAAGGTTTCCAAGGAGAGGCAATCTTCTTGTTAAGGGAACTGACGTGGTTGTAATCTTGCAGAAGAGAAATCCACTGAGGTTGACAGGTACTTAAAGACCTTGTGGGGCTTAGCCAGTCCCTGAAACACAAAGGGTGCTTTCTGGCAAAGTAGATGTCCACACCCTTCTCATACTCTCTTCTGCTTTGGGACAGTGTTGAGGGGAGGATACTGAGGAGGGTTTTCATCCTGGCCCATATGGCTATTCTGGTGTTTATGTGTCCTGAACTCCCTTCCTGCTGATCCTGGTAACCAAATCCTGTGGTATCACCTACCAATTCTGCTCAGTCATGGTAGCTCTATTTGCAGCTTGTGAGAATGAATAAGGAACAGGAGGCTTAGCCCAAGAGCCGCAGACCTTGTGTGTAACTCTGTGgcctgacagaaaaaaaaaaaaaaagaaaaaaaaaaattgtcttgtCATTTGTGCCACTGAGCCAGTTTTGGGTGCAGATTTCAGACCACTCTGCTCTGGAGCTGATGCTGTGACTTCTTTTGTTGTTTAGTGTTGTTTTTCCGTGGCAGATGACATTAAGTTTCCTAGGGAGATTTATACCCTGTTTCTTTCCTGCTACCCCACCAGGAATGATGCCAAAGAGAGGCCTTGAAGTGTCAGCTTGTGAGATCTTCCGTTTCTACAAGCTGATTCCAACTAAGAACATGATTGAGCCTGTCTCCATGATTGTGCCTCGACGGGTAAGTTCGTGTTCATGTCTGGGACAAATATCAGTGCAAAAAAGGGCGGCTGTGGCTCCCCTCTGTTACTCTATGGGGGAGGAAAGTAGGTAGTACAAGggattttctctctcctcatcTGAGGGACAAAGTCGGTCAGTTTATGGGGCAGTCCTACAAACAAACCCTGGCTGTGTAACTCTTGAGTTAGGTCTCTGTGTAACAACCAGCTTTCTAAGATGTGCTCACCAAGATGTGGGTGCAACAAGGGGTCTCTTTGGCTGTTAGGTCAACTACCTGGCTGTAAACTTCCTCAGTTGGTGGCATTTGTTTGATGTAATGATGAAACAGAGAGAGGGGTTTGGCATGATGTTGGATGACATGATAATCTCCTTGTGGAAGGAAGAAGAATCACCCTGGGAAAAAGGGAACAATGGGTTCCCAGGTCTCCACCCAGTAGGTGCAGGTGTGTTACGGACAGTTGTTCTGCAGCATGTGAGACATGACCCGTTGCACAGAGAGTGATGTAGAAGTAAGTCTCAGACCTGGTGTGGCTAGAGAATGACCCATGAGCAGGGTCATGAATCTGTAGCTAACTAAGGTAGCTCCATATGACTGTGTGAGCAAAGGTACATTGTAAATGTCAGCACTATGTCCTACACTTTCAGAAATGTTGGAAGGTACAA
The Columba livia isolate bColLiv1 breed racing homer chromosome Z, bColLiv1.pat.W.v2, whole genome shotgun sequence genome window above contains:
- the CORO2A gene encoding coronin-2A isoform X1, which codes for MSWHPQYRSSKFRHVYGKPASKEKCYDCVPITHNVHDNHFCAVNPHFIAVVTECAGGGAFLVIPIHQTGKLDPHYPKICGHKGNVLDIKWNPFNDFVIASCSEDATVNVLWDSTLPVLSDFSAVLPSLSTQDACCVATWIKIWDIPRHLLTKNITNPKKELLGHVRRVGLIEWHPTANNILFSSGYDYKIMIWNLDNKEAVISNPVKILDAHKDVVLSMSFNTDGSLLATACRDRKIRLIDPRAGTVLQEASYKSHRVNKVLFLGNMKKLFSTGTSRWNNRQIALWDQNDLSVPLLEEDLDGSSGLLFPFYDSDTHMLYVVGKGDGNIRYYEISPEKPYLNYLMEYRSHLPQKGIGMMPKRGLEVSACEIFRFYKLIPTKNMIEPVSMIVPRRSESYQEDIYPLTTGDKPALTAQEWLNGINKGPLLVSLRPGYGAVNSLPRFPEPEPLMKTTDLSQPQNQGGRMPLEDVQKPSGAEDSRKQPEVQEKLLKNERMWLTNGFDMFECPPPKTENELLQMFYQQQEEIRRLREMVNQRDVQIKQMELELRNLCTNTGRH